In Betta splendens chromosome 22, fBetSpl5.4, whole genome shotgun sequence, the following proteins share a genomic window:
- the kif15 gene encoding kinesin-like protein KIF15-B: MNTTGRGSGDSTQLAASGESDSIKVFVRVRPLTQGSGLTTDGDHNLCLTVTSPNTIRLLAKPEPRTFTYDHVADMDTSQDSVFSSVAKNIVESCMNGYNGTIFAYGQTGSGKTFTMLGPSELDNFTDELRGVIPRSFEYLFFLINREVEKPSQSKSFLCKCSFIEIYNEQIYDLLDTASASLFLRENIKKGVFVEGAVEKFVNSAAEAYQVLSMGWRNRRVASTSMNRESSRSHAVFTMTLESKESINDIVNIRTSQLNLVDLAGSERQKDTHTEGSRLKEASSINRSLMCLGQVIMALVDVSNGKNRHICYRDSKLTFLLRDSLGGNAKTYIIANVHPGSKCFGETLSTLQFAQRAKLIKNKAIINEDTQGNVKQLQAEVKKLKEQLAQALASQAVDYQGNLAPGGPNLPLDPSLEVHYDVLYKKKFLTAIHLWKRREEEKRVLIQKLAQVEEVCTQKDKFIHSSRMIVKFREDHIARLERKLKTGQNVSSDKESQTLIDQLKEEVKVLKDQVEHHPKMTRYAAENFSLREENRQLRSLESLVKAEEVVAQVSAELEEAFQRAVESEGLTGAPALSSAPLSAGLAATVEKLKAQVVQKQSDLTAVLQAFEVYKEVTKKQISQLESEKRYLEKSNRHLENILEATHACKIQEVTELNRIHVETIKILSTPTKAYNLRSRLVPLCSPEHLNETGSNVGDIWDEQPPSDMAEMALTEELCQVQEHASVVQTQLNEEELKNSRLLQQISKLEEQITLLSQESEHKNDLLSAEKANRTRDLLRLQENISELQQSLESEQQAANVLRSEIHDLRLVLQSSDKELAAVKNELRDCQREQQREVTQLSGSLISTQLQLDKVHLEWEQLLEQHRTLQDLFDQLQAEAKFEADQAGQQIEDLQAQLLELNNSLQSEQTHTGNLILQLRENKETTSKELIETVEQNTQLRKKVSDLTAQNQQQVSKLAYLEQNLTSANETIKSFEQKIEQDKDVVLDLINQTRDLRNDLSQKEETVSHLSEEFKDITDKYKAACFQREEMRQQNASMQTEICDLKETLNRGVASNKIEVEVLQEEVAYATEEVERLTKVLDEQNSLLQASQEQVAQKDIEIQNLQQKVQQQQEAVEKTIRNGRFKPPVDMTVTPKSVPRTPCTPGSFNRNISQVLESQEKELENRRSSMMTMEILLTELNAERAAKNEEIQRLKTQLTEKEMVRMEIQSLLDGFYIKQNQMTLNGNTKSEELSDAIKQSILKELQEERAGKSKLIQQLSDTQKKLQTQESMLTKSQTCVQELTTELRNRCLELRDLSHKIQDEEKLLQENEVLRKQNVKLSEENGKLVGHKNHKQRIEYLVKLKKDNTKLQEENEKLRAEMALMRENIAFPPLEMT; this comes from the exons ATGAACACCACTGGAAGAG GTTCTGGGGATTCAACCCAACTCGCTGCCAG TGGTGAAAGTGATTCCATCAAAGTATTTGTGCGAGTGCGTCCTCTAACCCAAGGTAGTGGATTGACCACAGATGGAGATCACAATCTCTGCCTCACCGTTACTTCTCCCAACACCATCCGTCTGCTGGCAAAACCAGAACCACGAACATTCACATATGATCATGTTGCTGACATGGATACATCCCAG GATTCTGTATTCTCCAGCGTGGCCAAGAATATTGTTGAATCTTGCATGAATGGTTACAATGGTACCATATTTGCATA TGGACAGACAGGGTCTGGGAAAACATTCACAATGCTTG GACCCTCTGAGTTGGATAACTTCACAGATGAATTACGAGGCGTTATACCTCGGAGTTTTGAGTATCTGTTTTTCCTCATTAACAGAGAAGTGGAAAAG CCTTCCCAGTCCAAGAGTTTCCTTTGCAAATGTTCATTCATAGAGATATACAATGAACAGATTTATGACCTCCTGGACACAGCCTCAGCCAGTCTTTTCCTGAGGGAGAACATCAAGAAGGGTGTGTTTGTAGAAGGAGCTGTTGAGAAATTTGTCaactctgctgctgaagcttatCAG GTCCTTTCTATGGGCTGGCGGAACCGAAGAGTTGCCTCTACCTCTATGAACCGAGAGTCTTCCAGATCCCATGCAGTGTTTACCATGACTTTGGAGTCCAAAGAGTCCATTAATGACATAGTGAACATTCGTACATCTCAGCTAAATCTGGTGGATCTGGCAGGgtctgagaggcagaaagacacacacacagagggttCTAGACTAAAG gagGCCAGCAGTATCAATCGCTCGCTCATGTGTCTTGGACAGGTAATCATGGCACTGGTGGATGTGTCCAATGGGAAGAATCGTCACATCTGCTATCGGGACTCTAAACTCACCTTCTTGCTCAGG GACTCTCTTGGAGGAAATGCAAAAACTTACATCATAGCCAATGTGCACCCTGGTTCAAAGTGTTTTGGTGAAACATTGTCCACCTTGCAGTTTGCCCAAAGAGCAAAGTTGATTAAGAATAAG GCTATAATCAATGAAGACACTCAGGGAAATGTGAAACAGCTGCAAGCTGAGGTAAAAAAGCTGAAAGAGCAGCTTGCTCAGGCACTAGCTTCCCAGGCTGTGGACTACCAGGGTAATCTAGCGCCAGGAGGGCCAAATCTGCCTTTAG ACCCATCTTTAGAAGTTCACTATGATGTcctatataaaaaaaagtttctgaCGGCTATTCATTTGTGGAAGAGGCGAGAAGAGGAGAAGCGG GTGCTAATCCAGAAGTTGGCCCAGGTCGAGGAGGTCTGCACACAAAAAGACAAGTTTATTCATTCTAGTAGAATGATAGTTAAGTTTCGAGAAGACCACATCGCTCGCCTTGAGAGAAAATTAAAGACAGGACAAAACGTCTCGTCAGACAAAGAGTCTCAGACTCTGATTGATCAACTGAAAGAAGAAGTTAAGGTCTTAAAAGATCAG GTTGAGCATCACCCTAAAATGACTCGGTATGCAGCAGAGAATTTTAGCCTCAGAGAGGAAAACCGTCAACTTCGCTCTCTTGAATCACTGGTGAAAGCTGAAGAGGTGGTAGCCCAGGTTTCTGCTGAACTAGAGGAGGCCTTTCAAAGGGCTGTGGAGTCAGAAGGGCTTACAGGAG CTCCAGCACTCTCCTCAGCCCCTCTGTCTGCAGGTTTGGCTGCTACAGTAGAAAAACTGAAGGCTCAGGTGGTTCAGAAACAGTCTGACCTCACAGCTGTCCTTCAGGCTTTTGAGGTGTACAAAGAGGTCACCAA GAAACAAATATCCCAGCTAGAGTCTGAGAAAAGATACCTCGAAAAGTCCAACAGACATTTGGAAAACATTTTGGAAGCTACACATGCCTGCAAAATACAGGAGGTCACAGAGCTGAACCGAATTCACGTTGAAACTATTAAG atCCTTAGCACACCTACCAAAGCATACAACTTGCGGTCCCGTCTTGTGCCTCTGTGCAGCCCAGAGCACCTAAATGAGACAGGCAGTAATGTAGGTGACATTTGGGATGAGCAGCCTCCTTCAGACATGGCTGAGATGGCTCTTACTGAGGAACTGTGCCAAGTACAG GAGCACGCTAGTGTTGTCCAGACACAACTGAATGAGGAAGAGCTGAAAAACAGCAGGTTGTTGCAGCAAATCTCTAAACTGGAGGAGCAGATCACTTTGTTATCGCAAGAGTCTGAACACAAGAATGAC ctgctttcggCTGAGAAAGCAAACAGGACTAGAGATCTCCTCAGACTGCAAGAAAATATCAGTGAGCTGCAACAAAGCCTAGAGTCTGAACAGCAAGCAGCCAACG TTCTGAGAAGTGAAATTCATGATCTTCGTCTGGTGCTGCAGTCATCTGATAAGGAGTTAGCTGCTGTCAAGAATGAGCTCAGAGATTGtcagagagagcagcagagggaggtgaCCCAGCTCTCCGGCAGTCTGATCAGCACACAGCTCCAACTCGACAAAGTCCA CCTTGAGTGGGAGCAACTTCTTGAGCAGCATCGGACTCTGCAGGATTTGTTTGACCAGCTGCAAGCTGAGGCCAAGTTTGAGGCTGATCAGGCAGGACAGCAGATTGAGGACCTGCAGGCACAGCTCTTG GAATTGAATAATTCTCTGCagagtgaacaaacacacacaggcaatcTGATTTTACAGTtaagagaaaacaaagaaactacATCAAA AGAACTGATTGAAACTGTGGAGCAAAATACACAGCTTAGAAAAAAAGTGTCAGACCTGACAGCACAAAATCAGCAACAG GTGTCAAAACTTGCTTATCTAGAACAAAATTTAACTTCTGCAAATGAAACTATTAAGAGCTTCGAGCAGAAGATTGAGCAGGATAAA GATGTTGTTCTAGATCTTATAAACCAAACCAGAGATCTCCGCAATGATCTGAGCCAGAAGGAAGAAACTGTTAGCCACCTGTCTGAAGAGTTCAAAGACATTACA GACAAGTACAAGGCTGCCTGCTTTCAAAGGGAGGAGATGAGGCAGCAAAATGCTAGCATGCAGACAGAAATCTGTGATCTAAAAGAGACTTTGAACAGGGGGGTAGCATCCAATAAAATAGAG GTTGAGGTTTTGCAGGAGGAGGTTGCTTATGCCACTGAGGAAGTTGAAAGACTCACAAAGGTCTTGGATGAGCAAAACAGCCTGCTCCAAGCATCGCAGGAACAAGTGGCTCAGAAGGATATCGAGATACAGAATCTTCAGCAGAAG GTGCAACAACAGCAAGAGGCTGTTGAGAAAACAATCAGGAATGGAAGGTTCAAACCCCCTGTTGACATGACAGTCACACCTAAATCAGTACCTCGG ACACCTTGCACTCCAGGAAGCTTCAACAGGAACATCAGCCAGGTGCTAGAGAGCCAAGAGAAGGAGTTGGAGAATAGGCGTTCCTCCATGATGACCATGGAGATTCTTTTGACAGAGCTAAATGCTGAAAGAGCTGCGAAGAATGAGGAGATTCAGAGGCTTaaa ACACAGCTGACTGAGAAAGAGATGGTTCGAATGGAGATCCAATCATTGCTTGATGGGTTTTACATCAAACAGAATCAGATGACACTGAATGGAAATACTAAAAG TGAGGAGTTAAGTGATGCAATTAAGCAGTCCATACTTAAAGAGCTACAGGAGGAAAGAGCAGGGAAG AGCAAATTAATTCAGCAGCTGTCTGATACTCAAAAAAA ATTACAGACACAGGAATCTATGTTGACCAAGTCTCAGACCTGTGTTCAGGAGCTCACCACAGAGCTGAGGAACCGCTGTTTAGAGCTGAGAGATCTGAGCCACAAGATACAGGATGAGGAGAAACTACTTCAG GAGAATGAGGTTCTCCGTAAACAGAATGTTAAGCTGTCAGAGGAGAATGGGAAACTCGTGGGACATAAGAACCATAAACAGAGGATCGAATATCTGGTGAAGCTGAAAAAGGACAACACAAAACTTCAAGAG gaaaatgaaaagcttAGAGCGGAGATGGCCTTAATGCGAGAGAACATTGCCTTTCCGCCGCTGGAGATGACATAa